A stretch of DNA from Maridesulfovibrio sp.:
GAAGGAAGATTCCTCCAAGGATTATCGCTCCGGCCTGAGCCGCTCCGTTTCCTCCCAGCTGATAACCAAGCAGGAGTTTTTCAATCGAGTAGCCGTCGAGCGGGGTCGGGCCGAAATTTTTGAGCTGCCCGAGCGGGTAGGTAAGCTCGGAGGCGAGCATGGAGATGTTGAAATCCATCAAATCCGGCCAGGATACGGTAAGAATGGCCCAGCCGACCAGTGGCGCGCAAAGGGGGCTGCTTCCCAGACCTCCGAAAATCATGCGTCCGATGATGACGGACAGACCGCTTCCGGTGGCAACCATCCACCACGGAGCCGAAGGAGGCAGCAGCATTCCCAGCAGCAGGCCGCTCAATATGGTTGTGTAGTTGTCCGCTTCAATCTCGCGTTTCATCACGAAGAGGCTTGCGGTTTCGGTCAGGACAGCCACAGTGCAGGAAAGTGCCAGAACCCGGACGGACTGCATCTGATAGTGCCATACGGCAAAGGCAATTGCCGGAAGCAGGGCCAGAATAGTCTCCAGAGCCGAGTTTCTGATGGTCCGGCCGCAATGTACGTGTGAGGGGGCCGAAACAGTGAGTACAGGTGATCCGCTTATCGGTTTCATGCTTTTTCCCGCAGGTCTTCCAGTATCGGTTGTTGTGAAAGTTCCTTTTTGGCCAGCCTGATGTAGTGCAGAACCGGCCGCTGGGCCGTACACCAGTATGTGCACAGTCCGCATTCGAAGCAGGCTGCGATGTTGTATGAAAGAGTGTTCTCGAACAGTCCGAACTCCGCGTGCCGCGAGATCATGTTCGGCATCAGCCGCGCTGGGCATCTGATGACGCATTCCCCGCAGCCTACGCAGGGCGCATCCTTTATGGTCGGTTCCGGTCCGGACGGGATTACGCAGATACCTTGTGTTTCCGGCCCGATTCCGTGGTTTAGTGAATAGACCGCCTCGCCGGAGAGCGGACCGCCGAGGATGACCCGGTCGTTATCCGCAACTGAAAATCCGGCCATTTTGACCAGCAGCCCCACCGGAGTTCCCACCGGTGCCTGAAAAAGGGTGCTGCCGACTTTGACCATAATGTCGCTGACCGGCTGTCTGCCGTGCAGGGTCCGTCCGATGCGATATAGCTCGGCAGCGTTTATTACGGATACTTCGGGGGGCATTTCCTGTCCGGTCACGGCCTTGACCACCATGGCGTTCAGCCCGTTGGGGTAGACCGGGGCAATCTCGTGGGAACTGCATCCCTGCAGAGTCCAGTTCATGCCTGCAGGGAGTGCCAGTGCGCATGCCTTGGGGACTAGTGCTTTTTTGAGGAAGGCGAGCCCTTCAAGCATGATGTCGTTGAATTCTTCGATGAGGAAGCGGTGTCCGTCCAGCCCGGATTCCGCAGGCACGGCGTTTATGATCAGGGTGTTTTCCGGCTTGAACGGGCGGGTGTCTATTCCGCCATGGCGCAGGGATTCCAGCATGCTGCCGGTATTTAGCGTGGAAAAATCCAGCGGCTGCGCCGTGCGTTCACCGTCTTCCTGTATGCGGATGAAATCTTTTTTTACATCAATTACTTTCCCGGAAATTGACGAATGCAGCGAGGGGAGTTTGCCGGCCGGGTCTTCGGCCATAGTCTGTCCTTTGGACGTGCTGTCTCCGACTTTTACCAGCGGACGGTATCCGGTCACGCACAGGCATATTTCAAAGGATGATATGTCCTGTTCGCGGATGTTCACTATGGGGCCCCTGTCACAGGGGGTGAGTGAGAATAGATGATTCATGGCTGGGTCGTTCACCTTACTTTAAATGACATTTAGCGCAGTCGTCATCCATGTAGGGACCGCGTTTCAGTTCTTTGTGACAGTCCATGCACTGGTCGTGAAAAGCGCTTTCCCTGTTCAGCACGAGATCTTTACCCTTTTCCTGATGACACTGGGCGCATGGAGTATGGTCACCTGTGTAATCTTTCATGTTGCGCATCTTATGGCATGGCGTGCATCCTTTCAGGCCGTCCTTGAACATGTCGTCATGGCAGGTGATGCAGCGGTCATGGGCTGCGTTGCGTACGCTTGGAACGTCTTTTGTCCCGGCATTGGTGTGGCAGTTGCCGCATTTCTGGGGTTTTTGCTCTATGTCTGTCGGGTGATGGCAGGCAAGGCAATCGTCTTCGGCATATTCCTTGTGTGCCTCGTGATCGAAGCTGAGTCTGCCCAGTTCTGCATGGTGGCATTTTACGCAGTAGCTGTTGTCCGGAAAGGAGTTGATGTGTTCGCGAACGTAATCGCGGTCAAAAGTCTGGGGATGGCAGGAGCCGCAGGGCAGTGGAGGCTGGGATTCTCCCTGCTGTTCGTGGTGGCATTTGCTGCAGGGAATATCGTAGTCGCGGTGATGGCTCAGGTGGGCGAAAATAACTTTTCCACCGCTGTTGCGGAAAAGTATGCGTACCGGTATTTTCTGTTTCTCTTCCGGTATCACATATCCGGCAACAGCCAGTCCCATCAGAATTGCGACAATTATGGTGACGGGGATAAATTTTCTGTTCACCGGCTCTCCTTATTTTATAAAGAATCTTAGCTGTATATTCTATATTTAACTGTTGAAAATTTGTCCAGCACAAACTTTTACATGTGCAAAAAGGTACATGAACATATTCCGGTACGTAAAAACAGATTGTAAAGGGTGTTTGTGTTCGTTTTCGAAACAATATGGTGGTTAGTATATGGGTGCTTTTCGTTTTTGAACGAGTGTTGTGTTGTTTTTGAGTTATATGATTTGCCCAATTCCCAGTCGTGTATTTTTGTTGGTTTGTCTTCTGTTCATTGTTGTGTTTCAAATTGATTACAACTGTATTTCTATTACGCAGGAGGTGTTCTGCCGGGTATATCGTGCGATTTACCGGGTTGCTCCTGAAAAAGTCGGGAAGGGGAGTGTGTCTGGTTTTCGTAAATGTTTTAAATCTGTGACATAGTGGACACATTCAACTGGTATTTACGCATGCAGGAACTGGAGAGTCCTTTTCCGGGGCCGGTAATAACATCAATAAAATATCAGGAGAACGTGATGAGAGTTTCCATCAGGAAAATGCTGCTGCTTCTGGTCTGTGCGCTGCTCGTTTCAGCAGTTTCAGCTCAGGCTAAAGAGAAGAAGGTTCGTGTCTACAAGGGAAAACCAGCCAAGTATATTTTTCTGTTCATCGGTGACGGAATGGCCATGCCTCAGAAGTCTGCCACCGAAGCCTACATCGGCAAGGAACTGGTCATGAATACTTTCCCCGCACAGGGCATGACCACCACTTACGCTGCCGACAGATTCATTACCGGGTCTGCCGCTTCCGCTACCGCCATTGCCAGCGGACAGAAGACCAATATCGGAATGCTCGGTATGTCTCCCAGCCAGAAGCAGGTTAAATCCGTGGCTGAAATAGCCAGGTCGCAGGGTAAGAAGGTCGGCATTGTTTCGAGTGTGTCCATCGACCACGCAACCCCGGCCGCTTTCTACTCCCATGTTCCCACTCGCGGGCAGTATTATGACATTGACGTTGCCATCTCCGAGAGCGGATTCGATTTCTTCGGCGGCGGAGGCCTCAAGGACCCGAACAACAAAAAGAAAAACAGCAGCAACTATAAAGGCAATGCTCTCGATCTGATCAAAAATGCAGGCTACAAGGTTGTTACTGAGAAAGACACTTTCAACGCCCTCAAGCCCGGTGACGGAAAAGTTATTGCCTGGAACGCATGGCTTCAGGACGGACAGGCACTGCCTTACACCATGGACAAGAGTCCCTCTGACATTTCGCTGCCTGAGTTTACCGGAAAGGCCATTGAAATGCTGGATAACCCCAATGGATTTTTCCTCATGGTCGAAGGCGGAAAGATTGACTGGGCCTGCCATGCAAACGATGCTGCCGCTTTTATCCACAACACTGTTGATTTTGATGATTCCATTGCCAAGGCTGTTGAATTCGCCAAGAAACATCCCTCGGAAACTCTTATCGTAGTAACCGGGGACCACGAATGCGGCGGACTTACTCTCGGCTTTGCCGGAACCAAGTATTCCTCCCACTATGACTCCCTCAAGAATCAGGATGTTTCTTTTCAGAAGTTCACGGATGAAATCATTCCCCTCTGGAGAAAAGAGAATGCCGGAAAAGCCAGCTTCGAAGATTTCGAACCCACAATCACCCACTTCTTCGGAATTGAATTTGACGGTGATCCCAAGAAGAACCCCATGGTCGTAAAAGACTATCAGCTCAAAATGCTGAAGGATGCTTACGAACGCACCATGAAGGGGGAAACTAAATTCAAGAATGCAGGTCTGAACAACCTTTATGGCGGTTATGATCCCCTGACCGTAACCATCACCCATGTTCTGGACAACAACGCCGGTCTCGGCTGGACCTCTTTCAAGCACACCGGTGTTCCTGTAGCCACTTCCGCCATGGGCGTAGGCGCTTCTTCCTTTAACGGATACTACGATAATATTGATATCGCTTACAAAATAATGTCAGTAATGGGCGTTACCCCTCAGATTTATTCCTTTAACGGAAAAGTTCGGGTTGCGGCCAACTAGGCTGTTATTTGAAATTGCAGTTACAAGGCAGGGCTCTATCCGGGCTCTGCCTTTTTCATCTCCGCCTGCGCGCAGATTTTGAATTGAATTACGAGAGATATGATTATGCCGGGATTTTTCAAAAACAGAGAGTTTGTTCTGGTTGTTGTTTTTGCTGTGCTGACTGCAGTTCTTTTTTTTATTCCCTCTGATTTCGATAGACGGGTCGATGACAATGCAGTCCGTTGCAAGGCCGAGGTTACAGCCGTGGACAATTCCGAGATTCACCAGTTCGGAATCGTCAAGACGGGGCTGCAACTGGTTACCATGAAGATGCTGGACGGGCAGTTTGCAGGTAAGGAATTCAAGGGAACCAACGAACTCCTGGGCCAGATGGATAAGGACAAAATTTTTTCCATCGGAGACAAGGCTCTGGCCGTCCTTACCCTTAATGCAGACGGCAAGGTGATATTCGTCAATCCGCAGGATCACTACCGGATCGGACTGGAAGTACTCCTGCTTGGACTGTTTACAGTTCTACTGCTGATTTTCGGCGGCTGGACCGGGGCCAAGGCCATGTTCTCGTTCCTTTTCACCGCTCTTGTGCTCTGGAAACTGCTCCTGCCCGGATTGCTGAACGGTGTTGATCCCGTATGGATGACCATGGCAATTGTGACCGTGCTGTGTGCCGTGATCATTTTTATGGTCGCAGGACTCAACCGCAAAGGGCTTGTGGCCTTTCTCGGTTCTTTCATGGGAGTTTTCACAAGCTGCCTGCTGGCGATTTATTTTACCGGCAGACTGCATCTGCACGGGGCGGTTATGCCGTTTGCCGAAACCCTCCTTTATTCCGGCTTCGCTCATCTTGATTTAACTAAAATTTATATTGCCGCGGTATTTCTGGCCTGTTCCGGGGCGGTAATGGACCTTGCCATGGATGTTTCCGCCTGTATGGACGAGGTGGTCATGGCCAACCCGGATATCTCCCGCATGGGAATACTTGCTTCCGGTCTGCGGGTGGGCAGGGCGGTGGTGGGCACCATGACAACAACGCTGCTTCTGGCCTATTCCGGCGGATTCATTACTCTGCTTATGGCTTTCATGGCTCAGGGTGTTCCGTTGGTGAACACGTTCAACTTTGTCTATGTCTCCGCCGAGGTCCTCAAGACTCTGGTGGGCAGCTTCGGTCTGGTTACCGTGGCGCCTTTTACCGCTGTAGCAGGAGCAGTCATTTATATGCACAGGAAGTCCTAGATTTCGCGCACTCTGATATCACAACCCCGGACAGGCTTGTGGTTTATGCTGTTGCTGTGATATTTTCGTTTTAAATTCAGTATGGTTCAATGTATTTAAAGGAAAATGTCATTATGAAACAGCGGTCGGCTGCGATTCTTTTAATGGTTCTGTTTTTGTGTTGTTCCGGATGTGTTGCCGGGAAAAGCAAATATTCCGTTGCTGCCGGTGGAATTATCTCCATGCCTCAGGCCCGAAGCAGCCTTATCTCTTATCACGAGAGCGGGCAGTATTTTAAGGATGTGGAGATCAAAGCCGCGTCCGTGGCCGAAGCGTTGGAAAAGGCTCTGGCGGCCAGAGTAAAATACCCCGCTGTGATAATGTCGGTTGAGGACGTGCTTCTTTCCACGTATCCGGCAAGAAAGGAACAGGGCTTTTCAGTAAACAAGGAAGCCCGCAAGGCTCTTGAATCCCATATAATTCTGAGCGTTCTGCCTCCGGTCAGGGCATCCCTGCCGTTGTTCAGTTATCTGGCGGCCAAGAATATTCCCGTGTTTCTTGTTTCCAATCGTGCCGAGGATATGCGTATTTCGGTAATGGAAAATCTTTCCAAGGTCGGGTTTTCCGGTTGGCGCGGGTTGTATATGCTGCCTGCAAGATATCCTGAGAACAAAAATTTCAGCGAGGAAGTCCGTAAAGGGCTGGTGAAGAGCGGATTCAATATCGTGGCCACAGTAGGTGCTGTTGAAGAAGATGTAGAAGGAGAGGCCGCCGGTAAAGCGGTTCTGTACCCTAATTACATGTATGAGAAGCGCTGATTATACGGTGTGCTGATTTTTGGATGAGTCGATTTTTGTTTTCGGTGGGAATAAAAATGCCTCCGGCATTCTTCCTAATGGATGCCGGAGGCTTAATAATAAGGTAAATGTGATGTGTTAGCCAGATTGCGTTGCTGGATCAGGCCTTTCTGACAAATTTTGCAGCGCTGAGTCCGGCCACGCAGCCTTCGCCTACTGCTTTTGCCATCTGCAGCGGTGGTCCGCAGATGTCTCCGGCAGCGAATATTCCGGGTACGTTGGTGCGCTGCTGCTTGTCGGTTTCAATGAATTTCATGGAATCATCAAGCTTGATTCCCAGTTCAGATGCCAGGGACATTACACCCTTTGCTCCCAACTCGATGAATACTCCTGTGACGGCAAGTTTCTCTTCATTGTCCAGTACAAGTCCATCGACTCCGGTTGTTCCGGTAATCTCTGTTACCTCAACGCCTTCGTGTATGATGATGTTGTTTGCCTTGAGTCGCTCCATCAGTTCCGGGGCAAAGCTGAATTTTTTTGCTATGAGATGTATTTTAGAGGCCAGGTGCAGCAGGTGTAATGCTCCTGCTGCGGCTGCGCTTTCGCCGCCCACAATGGCCACCTCTTCGTTTTTGAAGAAATTGCCGTCACATTCAATGCAGTAGCTGACCCCTTTTCCGAAGAGTTCCTTTTCTCCGGGAACACCCAGCTTGTTGCGGGTTGTCCCTGTGCAGATGACTATTGATTTTGTTCTGAATTCTTTGGTCTCTGTGTCTACTTTAAAGACATTACCGTCCGGTGACATGAGGTCGGGAGGGGTGATTTTCAGCACGTCTTCGTCAAAGAAGGTTGCTCCGAAATTTTCAGCCTGCTGCATGCCTGTTTTCAGAATCTGTTCCCCTGAAATTTCAAGGGTGCAGCAGAAGTTTTCAATGTGCGCCCACCATAGACTGCTTTTGTCGTTCTTTCCGAGAATCAGTACCTTGAGCCCTTTTCTGGCGGAGTGGATTGCAGCTTGCAGACCTGCCGGGCCTGTTCCGAGAATGATGATATCGAAGTTGGTTTCAGTCATTTTCAGCTTTCCGTTTAAAATGTTGGGTTTCAATATTACAGATAATAAATCCCATTATCGAAAAGGCAAGCGTTATCTGAACCAGTATCCCACAAACTCGGTCAAGAGTTAAGCTGTTCAATGATCATCTTGTAAAGAGCTGTAATTCTGCTATTTTCAGGTAATTTTTCAAACAGCCGGTCAACGCAGCCGGACTGAAGCATCTGCTGTCTGGACCACGGAAAGTTGAGGTCGAATGCCCAGCTGAGGACCAGCAGTCTGAAATCATTTACGCACTTCATGTCCAGATAGTTGGCCTGAGCTTTGTGCTCCAGCGAAGTCAGGATTGTGCCGCTTACCTGGCTGGGATTGTCTTCCAATCCCATGAGGGCAACGGTGCTCGCCGGTCCGATATTATCCATCTGGTGCAATAAAATTCTGATGATATCAATCTTGTCCGAGTCGCGGACAATTTCGGCTGCTGTGATAAATTTATCATTTGTAAGCTTGTCCGGGATATGCCTTCTGTTGTGGAGAGCAATAGCTGCCAGAACTGTTTTTCTTGCGTCCGGAGACATGAAGTCGAGAAGTTTTTCACGCAGAATGGTTCGCACTCCCAGAGTCCCGTGGTTGCAGGAATCGGCATCACGGAACGTGCCGTATTTTTCGTACTGGGGGAATCTGCCGGTGTCGTGGTACAGGGCTGCGACCTGAACTGTTTCTGCAAATTCGCCTTCCAGTGTCAGGGATTTGCATATCGCGCGGCTGTTTTCATAAACCTCAAACGAATGTTTGTATTTGAGTTCAAAGTTCCCGTCTTTTTCATACAGTCCGCGTTCAAGATACGGGGCTGTGTAACTTTTGAATATTTCAAGATATTGTTGCATGATCTTCAGGAGAGAATTCTTTTTTTCTTGTATTTATAGTCCAGTTCTGAAATTTCGCCGTTTTTCAGTTCCTCTTCAAGTTCCTGAAGGGCTTTTTCGCGCATTTCAGCTGCTTCCCGGTCAAGCTCGGGGTCTCTCAGTTTTCCATTGGGACCGAACAGGACTCTGAGAAATAACAGGATTGCTCCCAGAATTGCTGCCACAAAGAGCATTTTAAGGGCAGAGGCCCAGAAATCACCGTATCCCGGGCCAAAGGGCCAGTGATCCCAGTGCGGGTTGCTTTCATATCTGCCGAGTATGGACGATGCTATTGAAGAAACTGTTTCTATCATGAATTGATCCTGTTAAGGTTTTTGCGAATAAGTACCCCTCATTTTATGTCTCCGCAAGAAGTTCCGGGGTCGTTTTTTTGTCACCATGCTTGTCATACTTATGCGGCTGTGCTTTAATTTAATGATCGGTATATTATAGTAATGGAGCATTATATGAAGATTCTGATTGTCGAGGATGAGGTTGCCAGCAGAAAGTTTTTGAACCGCGTTATGGAAAGTTACGGCGATTGTGATTGTGCCGCAGACGGAAATGAGGCGATCGGCATGTTCAAGGAAGCTCTTGAATCCGGGAACGGTTACGACCTGATCTGCATGGACATTATGATGCCGGAAATGAACGGGATTGAAGCTCTTGAAGGAATCCGGGAGTTGGAGCGGGGGCACGGGGTGGAATTCCGCAAAGAAGTGCGCGTGATAATGACAACCGCACTGGATGATCCGGTCAACGTGGTGGACGCCTACTATCGAGGCGGTGCGTCAGTTTATCTTACAAAACCGGTTGATATTTCGGATATCCGCAATGCCATGATCGAGCTTGGATTTTTGAAAAAAAATTAAGAATAATATTCTGTTTGTCTGGACAGGGTCTGGTTCCGTAATTAGGTAATGTAGTGCGGCTTTGGCCGTACTTTTTTTACTTTAACTAATATGAGGTCCCAGATGAAACTACTCGGGTACATGGTTCTTCCCCTCACCCTGATCTGTCTGCTCGTCTTTACGGTTGGCAATGCAGACGCAAAAAGATTCGGTGGAGGGAGTTCCTTCGGCAGTAAGCCATCTTATTCCAATACTTACAGAAAACCCACGTATTCTCCGTCCTCCACCCAGCGGCAGGCTTCAGGTACCAATACAGGGCAGAGCGGCTTCGCCCGTCCCGGCATGGGGCTTTTCGGCGGACTGCTGGCCGGGACTTTTCTTGGTTCCATGTTTGGCGGTTACGGCGGAATGGGCGGTGGCGGAATATTCAATCTTCTGATTATAGGGTTGCTCGTTTATCTCGGCTTCAAGTTTTTCAGAAACCGCAGCCGTGGTTCCGATCAGATGTATCAGCAGGGTAATTACCAGCGTGGACCGGACCGTTCCGATAATAATAAGCAAAGTTATGATGCCGATCCTTTTGCCCGCCGTGAGAGTGCGGCCCGTAATGCATGGGATCATCTTTCTTCCACCCCTACGGCGCAAAAATCTTCGGGTTCGGATGCTTCCGGTGGACCGTCTGTAAATATTCCGGCCGGTTTTGACCAGGAAGAGTTTCTTGAAGGAGCCAAGGCCGTTTACACAAGATTGCAGAAGTCATGGGATAACAGGGATATGGATGACATAGCCCAATTTGCCACTCCTGATGTTGTTGCGGAAATCCGTAAGCAGGCGCAGGAAGATCCAGGCCCTTCCCAGACCGATGTAATGATGGTCAACGCACGAGTTCTGGAAGTAAGGGACGAGTGCGGCAGAACAGCCGCAACAGTGTTTTACGACGTTCTTCTGCGTGAGGATCCTTCTTCCAGCCAGCCGTCACAGGTTCGTGAAGTCTGGCATTTTGTTAAGGATCCCGGTAAGGATGCAATGTGGAAGCTTGACGGAATTCAGCAACTGGAAAATTAGTTTCAGGTAATATCTGAAAGTCTTCAGGGCGCCGTTTTTTATGAAGACGGCGCCCTGTTTTATTATTATATTAGGGAGTTGATAATTGACTTGCAATTTAAGTATTGTTTATTTGGATAGGTGTTTCCTGTACTTATTCAAAAAATTGTAGGTTTTCAGTGGAGTGTGTATGACGGATAGAATAGTTGAAACAATAGATGCTGACCTCGAGGTATTGATCCCGTCATTTATGGGAAATACCATGACAGAAATAGTCGGGTTGGAAAATGCTCTGAAGTCTGCTGATTTCAATATGCTGGGCCTGCTCGGCCATAATATCAAAGGGTCGGCCCTTAATTACGGCTTTGCGGTTTTGGCGGAGATAGGGCGTGGCATAGAGCTTGCCGCAGGGGTGGAAGATCTTGCACGTATTGAAGCATTAATTGCAGATCTGAAGGATTATATCGGGCGTGTGGAAGTAAGGTTCAAATAGAATCTGGAGACTACCAGAGAAATCTTTCCAGCTCCAATCTGAAAGTCTTCGGGTGGATACATTCAACTATTTCCAGTCTTTTTTCTGACGGTTTTGCCAGGTTCACGAATTCCGGGGTGATTGCTTTGAGGTGACTGCTGAATACTATTTTTACCTTGGGAAGCAAGGGCGCCTGGGGGGTATTTTCCACTACCACAGCGTAGCGTCCATCTGAAAGCCTGACAAAACAACCTGCCGGATAAATTCCTATACATTTTATGAAATTTTCCAGATAGCGCGGATGAAACGCCGTATTTGCCATGTTGTAGAGATGTTTGATCGCCGCATTCGGCGTGAGAGCCTCTCTATAGGGGCGGTCAGTTGTCATGGCGTCATATGAGTCGCAAATGGTTATTATGCGGGCGTATTGTGAAATATCGTTGCTTGAAAGTCCGCCGGGATACCCTGACCCGTCATATTTTTCATGATGCTGTAAAACCGCGCTGATTATTTTATCAGAAATTCCCGGTTGCGTGGACAGGTAGTCATATCCGCATTTGGGGTGGCTCTTTATCTGTGCGAATTCTGTAGCATTTAATTTTCCGTTTTTCTGAAACAGTTCCTGCCTGATCCATATCTGGCCGACATTCATGAGCAATGCGGCAATGGAAAGTTCTTTTGTTGTTTCTCTGGATAGCCCGAGGTGGCGGCCAAGTATGGCGCTCAGGATTGCTGTGTTCAGGCTGTGAGTCAGGATATACCGGTCTGTCTGTGCCAGCACGGTCAGGCTGGCAGCTGAACTGCTGTTACGTTCTATGGAGTCCAGCAGCGGATCCACATCCTTGGCATAGATGTCTATTTCAAGCGGAGCCTTGCGTTGAATCGTATCATACATCTTCTGTATGCTTTTCAAGGCATTTCTGTACGCTTCGCGCGCGAATAGAATTTCTTCGGAATGAGATGTATGCGGGAAGCTGTCCCTGCGTTTTGTCTTTTCTGAATCGATAAGAACTTCATGTATGTGCAACCTTGCTATTGTTGCGAGGTCCTCTTTTGACGAAATGAAGTTGTTTGCGAGTTCTTGTGGCAGGCTCGGTGATCCAATGGCGGAACAGACTATGTACATTCCTTCTTGCAGATTCGCGGTTTTTATTTTTTCCAGCATTTTTTTCCCGAAGCAGCCTGTTATGCGGTGTGTATAGAGTTTAAGAGTATCATTTAGAAAAATACACAATTCCTGATGTTTTGGGCAAGTGAAAAGTGCGTATGCCACGCTACGCGGCTGTGGGATGTTACTCCGTCACTATACGCACTCAAATCTTTTTCGCAAGGCGACTCACTTCGCATATTTTATGAAATTTGTATCTTATTTTTATTTACCCTCCGTTTGCGTTCTTCCTCTCTGGTTAGAATTTAATCACGTATGTTTATTTGTCCACCTGTCTGAGCGCTGTCCGCATGAGTTTTTAAGTATAATGACCAATTGACTAATTGAGCAATGAACAACTTTGGGTTAAATAATGCTTGATTTAATGGATTGCATCGTATAATTTATTGATCAGTTGTTTAATTACTAACAAGTGTGCAGGTGTTATGTCCGGTCAGTATTTGAGTCTGAGGGAGGTTGGCAGGAGGTTGGGTATACCTCCTTCTACTGTGGTATATTATAAAGATAAATATGCTAAGTATTTGCCTTCTTCTGGCGGTAAAGGACGCAGGCAGAGGTATTCTGTGGAAGCATTGGAAGTATTCAGGAGGATACGTGAAATGTATGGTATGAACTGGTCAACTGATCAAATTGAAAATGAATTAAGTATTAAATTTGGTATGTTAATTAATTCAATCAATAGTGATCAACAATTGATTAATGATGCCGGGTTGGAGCCTTCTTCGGATATGCAGACGGTAATCAACGGTCTTTCCAACGTCCTTGGCAAGGTGTCCGACCTGTTATCCAATCAGGCTCTTTTTCAGGCGGAAATCCGTGATCTTCGTGATGAACTGGCTTCTTTGCGTAGTGAAAAGCGTAAATTGGCTGCGGATACAAACGAGCGTATTATGGATATGGCGATGGAAATCGGCCGTCTTAAGCGTGACCGGGCCGAGTTGTTCAGAATTGTGCGCAATAAGGAAACCGGGCTGGGGACTGAAGAATCCGCCTTTCCTTCTGCCGGCTATCTTGAACGTCCTCTCGTTATAATGAATGCCGAAGGGGAATATCTCGGCGTATCCGGCAAGAACAGGAAGCATTTTTCTCTGGAGGATTTTGTTGTACTTCTTGAAAACAGTGTTAATTCTCATCGCAGTGTCGATTTGAGGTGGAAGGGTGATAGCGGCCGG
This window harbors:
- a CDS encoding RnfABCDGE type electron transport complex subunit D → MKPISGSPVLTVSAPSHVHCGRTIRNSALETILALLPAIAFAVWHYQMQSVRVLALSCTVAVLTETASLFVMKREIEADNYTTILSGLLLGMLLPPSAPWWMVATGSGLSVIIGRMIFGGLGSSPLCAPLVGWAILTVSWPDLMDFNISMLASELTYPLGQLKNFGPTPLDGYSIEKLLLGYQLGGNGAAQAGAIILGGIFLLARRTVRPDIPLSFICGVAVAATIWHLADPLKYASPVYHLLCGSTLFGAFFLATDSSSSPVGHIPMICYGLTAGVLVVIIRTYGIYPDGVPFAVLLANLTTPLFDKIRPKPFGGVTSIYLRR
- a CDS encoding 4Fe-4S dicluster domain-containing protein, coding for MNHLFSLTPCDRGPIVNIREQDISSFEICLCVTGYRPLVKVGDSTSKGQTMAEDPAGKLPSLHSSISGKVIDVKKDFIRIQEDGERTAQPLDFSTLNTGSMLESLRHGGIDTRPFKPENTLIINAVPAESGLDGHRFLIEEFNDIMLEGLAFLKKALVPKACALALPAGMNWTLQGCSSHEIAPVYPNGLNAMVVKAVTGQEMPPEVSVINAAELYRIGRTLHGRQPVSDIMVKVGSTLFQAPVGTPVGLLVKMAGFSVADNDRVILGGPLSGEAVYSLNHGIGPETQGICVIPSGPEPTIKDAPCVGCGECVIRCPARLMPNMISRHAEFGLFENTLSYNIAACFECGLCTYWCTAQRPVLHYIRLAKKELSQQPILEDLREKA
- a CDS encoding cytochrome c3 family protein; amino-acid sequence: MNRKFIPVTIIVAILMGLAVAGYVIPEEKQKIPVRILFRNSGGKVIFAHLSHHRDYDIPCSKCHHEQQGESQPPLPCGSCHPQTFDRDYVREHINSFPDNSYCVKCHHAELGRLSFDHEAHKEYAEDDCLACHHPTDIEQKPQKCGNCHTNAGTKDVPSVRNAAHDRCITCHDDMFKDGLKGCTPCHKMRNMKDYTGDHTPCAQCHQEKGKDLVLNRESAFHDQCMDCHKELKRGPYMDDDCAKCHLK
- a CDS encoding alkaline phosphatase → MRVSIRKMLLLLVCALLVSAVSAQAKEKKVRVYKGKPAKYIFLFIGDGMAMPQKSATEAYIGKELVMNTFPAQGMTTTYAADRFITGSAASATAIASGQKTNIGMLGMSPSQKQVKSVAEIARSQGKKVGIVSSVSIDHATPAAFYSHVPTRGQYYDIDVAISESGFDFFGGGGLKDPNNKKKNSSNYKGNALDLIKNAGYKVVTEKDTFNALKPGDGKVIAWNAWLQDGQALPYTMDKSPSDISLPEFTGKAIEMLDNPNGFFLMVEGGKIDWACHANDAAAFIHNTVDFDDSIAKAVEFAKKHPSETLIVVTGDHECGGLTLGFAGTKYSSHYDSLKNQDVSFQKFTDEIIPLWRKENAGKASFEDFEPTITHFFGIEFDGDPKKNPMVVKDYQLKMLKDAYERTMKGETKFKNAGLNNLYGGYDPLTVTITHVLDNNAGLGWTSFKHTGVPVATSAMGVGASSFNGYYDNIDIAYKIMSVMGVTPQIYSFNGKVRVAAN
- a CDS encoding YibE/F family protein, which translates into the protein MPGFFKNREFVLVVVFAVLTAVLFFIPSDFDRRVDDNAVRCKAEVTAVDNSEIHQFGIVKTGLQLVTMKMLDGQFAGKEFKGTNELLGQMDKDKIFSIGDKALAVLTLNADGKVIFVNPQDHYRIGLEVLLLGLFTVLLLIFGGWTGAKAMFSFLFTALVLWKLLLPGLLNGVDPVWMTMAIVTVLCAVIIFMVAGLNRKGLVAFLGSFMGVFTSCLLAIYFTGRLHLHGAVMPFAETLLYSGFAHLDLTKIYIAAVFLACSGAVMDLAMDVSACMDEVVMANPDISRMGILASGLRVGRAVVGTMTTTLLLAYSGGFITLLMAFMAQGVPLVNTFNFVYVSAEVLKTLVGSFGLVTVAPFTAVAGAVIYMHRKS
- a CDS encoding HAD family acid phosphatase, yielding MKQRSAAILLMVLFLCCSGCVAGKSKYSVAAGGIISMPQARSSLISYHESGQYFKDVEIKAASVAEALEKALAARVKYPAVIMSVEDVLLSTYPARKEQGFSVNKEARKALESHIILSVLPPVRASLPLFSYLAAKNIPVFLVSNRAEDMRISVMENLSKVGFSGWRGLYMLPARYPENKNFSEEVRKGLVKSGFNIVATVGAVEEDVEGEAAGKAVLYPNYMYEKR
- a CDS encoding FAD-dependent oxidoreductase, which translates into the protein MTETNFDIIILGTGPAGLQAAIHSARKGLKVLILGKNDKSSLWWAHIENFCCTLEISGEQILKTGMQQAENFGATFFDEDVLKITPPDLMSPDGNVFKVDTETKEFRTKSIVICTGTTRNKLGVPGEKELFGKGVSYCIECDGNFFKNEEVAIVGGESAAAAGALHLLHLASKIHLIAKKFSFAPELMERLKANNIIIHEGVEVTEITGTTGVDGLVLDNEEKLAVTGVFIELGAKGVMSLASELGIKLDDSMKFIETDKQQRTNVPGIFAAGDICGPPLQMAKAVGEGCVAGLSAAKFVRKA